Sequence from the Eleutherodactylus coqui strain aEleCoq1 chromosome 13, aEleCoq1.hap1, whole genome shotgun sequence genome:
aatagttttgtcaattaacaaaatgcaaagtgaatgaacaaaagagaaatcgaaatcacatcaatatttggtgtcacTACACttcaccttcaaaacagcatcaattcttccaggtacacttgcacacagtttttgaaggaacatgGCAGGGagattgttccagacatcttggagaactaaccagagatcttctgtggatgtaggctcgctcaaatccttctgtctcttcatgtaatcccagacagacctaatgatgataataatgagatcaggactctgtggatGAcatgtcatcacttccaggactccttgttcttcttaactctgaagatagttcttggggacattggctggatgtttggggtcgttgtcccgATGGAGAAAATATTTGGAGCCAATGAGACGCCTCCCTGGTGGTACTGCATGAtgaataagtatctgcctgtatttgacCAAAATTCAATTTGCTGAAATGCaaccccaaacttgcaaggaactttctcccccatgcttcactgctgcctgcagacactcattattgtaccactctccatcatgcttcactgctgcctgcagacactcattattgtaccgctctccatcatgcttcactgctgcctgcagacactcattattgtaccactctccatcatgcttcactgctgcctgcagacactcattattgtaccgctctccatcatgcttcactgctgcctgcagacactcattattgtaccgctctccaccatgcttcactgctgcctgcagacactcattattgtaccgctctccatcatgcttcactgctgcctgcagacactcattattgtaccactctccatcatgcttcactgctgcctgcagacactcattattgtaccgctctccatcatgcttcactgctgcctgcagacactcattattgtaccgctctccaccatgcttcactgctgcctgcagacactcattattgtaccgctctccaccatgcttcactgctgcctgcagacactcattattgtactgctctccaccatgcttcactgctgcctgcagacactcattattgtaccgctctccaccatgcttcactgctgcctgcagacactcattattgtaccgctctccaccatgcttcactgctgcctgcagacactcattattgtaccgctctccatcatgcttcactgctgcctgcagacactcattattgtaccgctctccaccatgcttcactgctgcctgcagacactcattattgtaccgctctccaccatgcttcactgctgcctgcagacactcattattgtaccactcccatcatgcttcactgctgcctgcagacactcattattgtaccgctctccaccatgcttcactgctgcctgcagacactcattattgtaccgctctccaccatgcttcactgctgcctgcagacactcattattgtaccgctctccatcatgcttcactgctgcctgcagacactcattattgtaccgctctccaccatgcttcactgctgcctgcagacactcattattgtaccgctctccaccatgcttcactgctgcctgcagacactcattattgtaccactcccatcatgcttcactgctgcctgcagacactcattattgtaccgctctccaccatgcttcactgctgcctgcagacactcattattgtaccgctctccaccatgcttcactgctgcctgcagacactcatttttgtaccgctctccaccatgcttcactgctgcctgcagacactcattattgtaccgctctccaccatgcttcactgctgcctgcagacactcattattgtcccgcTCTCCAGCCCTGCAGCGAACAAACTGTTATAGCTAAATATTTggctcatcagtccagagcacctgctgccattttcctGCACCCCAGTCATTTAGCCTTGTTTTGGCTTACTGGCCACAATTCTTTcacgaagaccacttctggccagacgtcTCCATAcaatagatgggtgtacctgcgTCCCTCctgtttctgccagttctgagctgatggcactactGAATAGCTTTTGATttcgaagggaagtaagcatgatatgtctctcatctgctgcactaattTTCCTTGGTCGACCACTACATCTACGGTCCTCAACATTGCCATTACTTTGTGCTTCTGTAGCAGGCCAGAGTGGGAAGGGAGTGATGTGAGTGGTAGATGTTCCTTTAAGCCTTGTCTTGGTGGCTATCACTACCATCTTCCTAAGGAGGGCTGGGCTGCAGGGGGCTAAACAGGGGTTTTTGCTTTGATGGTACTGGACTGTTGCTAAATTtttatcgtgacgccagtgctgaTTTAATGTTTTGTaaaaacaccagacagagactgaaatCTTAATGCAAACAGTTGTTTAACATTTTACTTGGCATAATTAACGTGGGGTGCGATACCCCCTTATCACAGCAGGCGGTGTCCTCCTCATTATCCAGGTTTTATCTCCTTACCCCTTGATGCATGAGGCTTACACTCGTCTCTGTAGTATGGTTGTCTCATCGGTGCCCTTCACATGTGTGACTTGCTCCTACATTTTGTTCGTTCACTgttcattttgttaattgacaataataaattattaacccttctatttttggaagaattcttactttgcagcatttttccacacctgcctaaaacttttgcacaatactgtaGACTGAATGGCAGTTTTTTCTTGTCCTGACCTGCCTGTCTCTTCCAGGTGGAGTAAAGCTCACACTCTGCTCTGTGAACAGAGAATTGAGAAGCAGATGCTGTCGCAGGTCGTGAAGGAGTCTCAGGCTAGACTGAGGTAGGGTAATGGTAGTAGTGCCGCTACATTGACGACGTCCTGCTCCACTTCCTCCCTTTAAATGTCCTCATTCGTGtgtttttcagggaggggttTGAGAAGTTTTTTGACGCCTTGCACCGCAGTGAGATCCCTCTTTTTATCTTCTCTGCTGGGATTGGGGATGTTCTGGAGGAGATTATTCGCCAGGCGGGGGTGTATCACCCCAATATAAAGGTGGTCTCCAACTACATGGATTTTGATGATAACGTAAGTAAGCTATAGAGGTTGAGGCATTTGTCTTAAAGAGGAGCCatcagctctcctgacatgtctggtCTTTTCTAATGATTTGTATTTCCCATAAAATAAACATTCAGAAGATTCTTTTCATAATCGGGCTCTTCCTGTGTTGTTGGTACTGGAAGtgcatgaataaattgacaattgggtgttaccattcctctgATTACTGAGCTGTGTCGCCACATGGACAATGTTCAGTTGCTGCTGACAGTATCAGTATTGGTATCGCCCACTTGTTGAGGTATAGCACATTGCAGAGTTCTACGGAAAGATATtctattgttatttcatgggaagTGCAAATATTTTTTCCATGAGCctaaaattgttaaaaattcGCCTTTCTTTCCCCATCTGCAAGTCTGATCAGTCCCGTCTCCGCTGGCCATGGAgaggcctcactgctgcctgacATAAAGTCACTTGGATAAAATCTTGTAACATAACTTTGTGCACATGGAGGAGGGAAAAAAGTTGGCATCAATACCCCATTACCCGTGACGGTCAGGCCTAGTTTGCTGCTTAATGATGCAGCAattttagtagttttttttttttttgagggggaaaGTGTTCatctctgcattaaaaaaaaacaacaataaacgtTTCTTTAATTTTCCATCTACCTAGCCGTATGGGTGGCTTTTTTGTGTAGCAAgttgttggggttttttttgttttttttttcaatggcacggtttaaaggggttgtctcgcgaaagcaagtggggttcggcacttctgtatggccatattaatgcactttgtaatatacatcgtgcattaaatatgagccatacagaagttattcacttaccttccctgcgctggcgtccccgtcttcatggctccgtctaacttcagcgtctaatcgcccgattagacgcgcttgcgcagatgggtcttttcccttcggctcggttcggcagcagcggcgttctggctccgcgtcatcgcgtagctccgccccgtcgctggaatcggcacacgtcatggggcagagctacacgatgacggggagaagggggcagagccagaacgccgctgctgctgaaccgagccgaaggcagaagacccttctgcgcaagcgcgtctaatcgggcgattagacgctgaagttagacggagccatggagacggggacgccagcgcagggaaggtaagtgaataacttctgtatggctcatatttaatgcacgatgtatattacaaagtgcattaatatggccatacagaagtgtatacccccacttgctttcgcgagacaacccctttaaggtaaatataatgtattgcaaaaaatctcataattttctttttttcggGTGGTGGGGGGATATAATAGGTTAAAAAACACTGAAATTCCTCCAATTGCTACAGTTTTACGGAGATCACCATGTGCTATAAATTACAGTGTTTTTCATATGTAGTGAGAACTTGGGGAACCCAGTCTCTCCTCTACCCACATGGGTGGTCGCACCTTGGTAACCCACGTCCAGGCTAGAATTTGTAGTAACATTGCAGACAGAACAGAAACTTCGTACTGTTGTTAATAGCCACAGTGCACACATTCATGCCATTCCCTGGCCGTCTGGCCACTAAATAACCCAGCTAACCTTGGCCTGGTGCCTTACACACACAGTCCATTATACCCAAGCAGGGTGTCATCCTAGGGGGCGTCCTTCTCTGTCAGGATCCTGACTCTCAGCCATCGTTTGGCTCTTCTCCTTAGAACTACAGTCTCTCACAGACACTGAGTGTAGCGGGGCTGGAGATTTTATTTCCTCCCCGTCAAACCCACTCAGGTGATTAATTTACTAACTATATGACTGCTCtaccaccctctgcaggccatctgtGTTATtacactgcatatatatatatatatatatatatatatatgtgtatgtttttCTATGTTTGTACAATAAAATGGTTTATTTTGATGAGCTTCttgtgcagagtgtaagctcttgcctacaacctaaaggttgcaagttcgatccccgcttggttcaggttgccgactcaaggttgactcagccttccatccttgcgaggtcggtaaaatgagaacccagcttggtggggggtaataaataataattacctgaaagcgctgtggaataagtttgcgctatacaaataccaagatttatttatttattttatttttatttttgaaaataatTCGTATTTGGTGTTGCTGCATTCAGCAAAGacccagaattttttttctttgtttctatcAACACCGTGAGAGCTTGGCTTATGCAGGATGAGCAGTATATTCTTTATTTAGTTTTTTCGTGCCATTTTAGTGTGCAGAAAATTTCTTGATCACTTATTTTTTTCAGAGGCGGAGTGAACAAAAAGCAGCATTTTGGATTTTTTAAGTCCTTTCTTTTGTTTACATTGTGCACCAATCTGGATGAATATCGCATTCATTTTATTGAACAGGTCactatggatgcagcgataccaaatagaaAAACATAAATACTGCGTCCCAGTTAGGGGACGTAAGCTTGCGATCCTAAGATTGCTCTGAGGTActttgtattgcagtgtattatcagtatTCTTTTACACTGACAGTCATGGCAGACTTGGAGGTCACCGTTGGGGCCTTTTTATACTTACCGATTAGctcaggaatctgaacaataacggttcgtgtaaacgctgccagcaaCTGAGCGGCAAACAATAATTTATTCGTGGTGCAGGCATAAACCTCAAACAACAATCGGCTTCTGTAAAAAGCCAGTTGTTTatctatgagtgactgcctgttcactgtgagtgGATGCAGGTGGCCGGAAGCGATTTCCGGCATGCtacgcctccattcattgaacaattatcactcctgtgtgaaagcacaggaggaaTAGTTACTGGAAGGACTGTCGGCActagtcgttccatgtaaaaggacccttaggcctcctgctgCTATCAATCCATCAGCCTTTCTTACATTGTGGGGGGCCGAAATCCGTCCCTCTGTTATTCCCTTATCTGCGGCAGCCAGCAACGGCATATGAGGGGTTAAATGGCCAGGTTTGGAGTTATCCCTGATCCTGTTCATTAGTTCCGGGTGCCAGTTGTATAACACAGCAAGCAACCACAAATGATAGCGCAGCACCATCACTGACCAGTAATATACGCCAGCACACCCCAAGTATATAGAAGGCGAGAGATACTATTACTGATCAGAGCACAAAGGAGTTAAAGGCTGTATATGACAGGTTGATAGAAAGTTTGGGGTATTTGTAAAAGTGGGTGGTACACATCCACACCTCACTtccttcaggcctctttcacatgggcgacagcgtgtttgctgcgagaaaatcacagcgatggctcaattttgtgtcgctacaaagtcgtgcgactatGCAGCGCTCTTTTGTTGGGATTTCCAGGGGGGAGCCTAAAAATAAGCCAtatctgcctttaaaaaaaaatgcatcgcctaacaggcgctgtccactccgcCGCCATTCTCCTCCGCAGCTtcggcacttgtctgtagtcttcagccagcgcttcctggtcagggggttgaAAAacaccacctccaggaagcgctggctctgattggctgagccgcagtgctcgagaaccaatcactgcagcgctcgatgaactattcacagccattcaattgctGAAGACTACAGTCAAGTGTTGGATCTGCAGAGGAGAACTGTGGCAgagcggacagtgcctgttaggtgatgtcttgtgttgtggtgttttttttaaccccatagtgtttttatgtcctagctaagtgggctttaatccccagggccgtaaaaacgcgCTCGCTCTGGGAATTAAAGCCACGTGGACTGTGGACGTTacggctccatgctgttggttgcCCGAGGTacccgacaacctggagctgtcttGGGAGGCCGCAGGGAGTAACCCCTGGTCActcgatcgccgctatccaccggatgacaagtgaaaaaaaagtttaaaaacttaaaGTTTCTTTTTTCCTCTCGAATTCTAtccttgaggggagatgaaatgacttacctaaggcccatggatttatccgcggaccttaccccggcttctgcgcacgcgcccggcGTCAAAGTGGCAGACACAtttgcaaaagccgcagattgccggagtaatttaaaatctccctggtcctggctaccaaacgtagccgagagcctggagatttcacgggggggctgcggttcttggtcacgtgatcgccattatccaatggataacggcgatcacgtaaaagttaaaaaaaaatacttacctaaggcctccggcgatgttccTCGACAGGATCTTCATCCGCAGAGCTTTTCCCCAGCTTCAGAGCATGAGCCTGTCGCCAAAATGTCgacaagcgcagaagctgaggagggccgaggaaatttaaaatctccttgctcctttcTACTAAAGGTCGCTGAGAGCATGGAGccgtgactgagggccgcagtaaGTGGTcccctgtcatgtgatcaccaatggataatggcgatcacgtaaaaagctaaaaaacagttgAAGATTAATGCTCCTTTtgatttgggccccgttgtgcaaacggacataagattagggccacaatgggtatgtttctaaacacaggacaaacaggggtatccattttggggttaaagccttcattcatatgtgtgctgtacaaaaaaagtgtttttaaagtgacacaattgccaaaaaaatgaaaatcattatttttttttcttctgctttgcttaaacttattaaaaaaactgtggggtcaaaatatgcattacaaccctagaggaatttgttaaggggtgtagttttcaaaatggggtcattggtgggggtcctccatcgttttggctgctcaagggctaaatcaccttcaagcgaaatgcctgttctgaaagccaccggctgctcccttcggtttggaccccgttgtgcatacagacataagattagggccacaatgggtatgtctctgaacaggggtatctattttggggtgcctgtgtgaaagtggctttGTAGACGGACATCAAAGATTGTGTATTAAAGGAACAGTTCGGGCAAATGATTGGATATATTATGTCTAAGGGGCCGGAACATGACACCGGGATTTGGAGAAAACCTTGTGTCTTACTCTGCCCCCTCATGGCATTTACTAGGCATACGGCATGATATGCGTGAAATCTATGtagcaggaggagagaagaaccCAAACTGGTATATACGGGTCAGGTGACCAGGATGTATTCTGGAGGTGTATAATTCGTTCATTTATTCGCTTCCTTCCAGGGTGTCCTGACCGGATTTAAGGGTGAATTAATTCATACATATAACAAGAATAACTCTGTCCTGAGAGACACAGAGTATTTCCAGCAGATCAGCCACCGCAGTAACATCCTCCTCCTGGGAGACACTTTGGGCGACCTGACTATGGCTGAAGGAGTCACCACGATGGAGAACATTCTTAGAATCGGCTTCCTCAATGATAAGGTGAGGACGGAATCGTAAAGCCCCACCGACCAAAACATTGCATTTAGACAACAGAATGCCAGAACATTTATAGTAATTTCCACCATTTTGGTATGTCTGTCAGATGTCACAATGAACTTTTAGTAatcaatgccaggcagctgctgctaaggcaaattaGATAACAGGATGCATGACAAGGGATGTAGATGCAGATGACGGGAACAAAGCAGAGTTGCgtctactgtacttttttcttGTCACTGCAGGTTGAGGAACTGACGGATCAGTTTTTACAGTCCTACGACATCGTCCTGGTGACAGATGAGACCCTGGATGTGGTGAACGGTATTCTCAACTTCATAACTGCCAAGAACTGATTTCTTCCAGCAAACTACCCTTTTTATTCATTCTCAAGCTGCTACGGATTCCTTCCAACTCAACCAAAGGATGTTATTGACCCTTCTAAAATGTGCAGTACTAAGCGGGGGTGTCACTCTCATGTCGGTAGCACAGTACAAAATGTTTGGCCATTTATATTGGAACTGCTGTTGTGTATGAGTGGAGGCTGAGCCTGTACCTTTGCGTCCTCTTGTGGTTGCTCAGTTAGAATGACTTACAAACACTGTATGAAATATAGACTTATACAAAAATGCTACTTTATTAAGCCGCTGACTTACATTGTGATAAATAGGGCAGGTGTATCCGTAtaagaagtaagtgaaccctttggagttacctggatttctgcatttattacaaaaaaaaagtggtcTTATTGCGATCTAAGTCACAATTGTAGACCAGCACAATCTAAGTAATAACACACAAACGGTTGTACCCTTCATGTCTTTTATTTAGCACATTGGCTTTTTCCTCGCCTCTTGCAGGGTCGCCAATTGTACTCTTGGAGGAATCTTAACAGGATGTCCAAGAGCAGCGACCGTTCTGAATTTTCTCTActtgtagataatttgtctaaaTCTAGGTCTTTCTCAGTGCTTTTGCAGCCTTTTCCAGCATCATGCGTCTCTATGACGCATCTTCTGAAAGTTATTTGCATCAAGGTATGGTTCACACAAAGAggagatttgtcagtaaccaggctttatgtGCTTTGATTTAAAGGGCACAGCACCAGTGAAAACTGCACTTCCAACTTCATCTACTTAATTGAATCACCTTTTCCTAATTTGCATTTGGGGAAGTTATTAAcacaaaggttcacttactttctccctgcactgtggataattACTTAATGTGCTCAATAGAAGGCATGAACGATACAACTGTTTGTGTATGATTAGTTAGATTGACTGTAGTTGTGACTTAGATAGCAATCAAACCACATTTATTAGTTGTCAAAGCAGAAATCGAgagaattccaaagggttcacttacatgTTCTTGCTGTATATTCGGGAATAGCATAAATCGCAGTTCCCTAATAATTTTTCCGTTTACTACCGGTAGCAGGAGCGATCCAACAGTAAGCTTGCAGGCAAGTTATAGAGGCGCTGTGGGAAAATGTACACTGTGCTATGCCTGATGTAGGGTTTGAGGAGGTGAAGTGTGAGCCATGGGTACAAGGCACAGGGAATCCTTGTGTCATGCATGGCCCATCCTTACCTTGCACTAATAAGAAAAGTATCAGTTATGTCTGGAGTGTTACTTTTATATTCACTTTTGCTCAACAATTCAGTGAGCACATACAGGCATGCTTTATATGCAAATTAACAGTGAAGCCCTTAGATGAGCCTTACCTAGCCCCCTCATATCAATCCATTACCCAACAAACATATTGGAACTAGAGGCACACCTCTGTGCCCAAGTATGAGGACTAGCCAAGCAAGCAAAGCAATATGCATAAACCAACATTTATTTCCTGTTAAGCTAATGGGACGGTTGGACATGTATGAGGGACCTCTCCTCCTTTCTGTTGGCCCAGAGCATACTGATACCAACTTTGCAGTGGGCACCACGTAAAGCTTAATTTCCCCTGTAAATATAACAACCAGTCATGGGGAATCTTGGCTTTTCTACAGCaaggcttcttaaaggggttgtgtcactaTTCACAACCCATCCCAGAATGCGGGGCCTGGGGGAAACCGCTAAATCACCCTGGGTTCCTCTCTTGCACCCCCAGCTGATTTTTTTGGGAGACTACCACAGCCATTGGGGAATGTAGTGTTGCCAGACGGCATAAGGTCAACCAGAATGGTAGCCGTTCTTACTGAGTGGCTCTCTACTCTGGCTCATAGAGTAAGGTCATGAGGGGTGGGGAAACTTCATTCTTTGATGTTCATATGAACAGGGGAtggcatcttggcacaacctccTTAGTCTTTGGTCGCTGGGGTCTCCCCATTGGCTGAAGTACGCACCAAAAAGAATCGGTTATGTTGGTGCAACATATGATCACTTCTATcaaaactgcccccccccctgcggAGGGCACTTTTCTCTCAGTTGTGTATACAGGTGCTTCATGCAATGTATGTTTGATCAGTGTTACATCCATAAGCATAAGTTAGGAAAACCAAAAATGCTCCACTAGACACGCTCTTGTTTTTAGTAAGGTTTTTCTTACCGGTGGAAGGTGACTATTGACCAACATTGTTTCCCATTGAGGTTATGGTGTCACTCATGGGTGACCTAGGGCCATCATGTAACATTAGCCTTTCACCGAAACCCTGCCATTGCCTTAATATTTTGTGGCTCCGACTGATTCCTCTACTAGTCCACCAGTCCCTATAAATTGAGGAATAGGACATTT
This genomic interval carries:
- the NT5C3B gene encoding 7-methylguanosine phosphate-specific 5'-nucleotidase isoform X2, with the translated sequence MRDPDRVRELILALQNGGDKKLQVISDFDMTLSRFRYNGQRSPTCYNIIDNSKIISEDCRKKLKDLFNTYYPLEIDPNRTSQEKFPLMVEWWSKAHTLLCEQRIEKQMLSQVVKESQARLREGFEKFFDALHRSEIPLFIFSAGIGDVLEEIIRQAGVYHPNIKVVSNYMDFDDNGVLTGFKGELIHTYNKNNSVLRDTEYFQQISHRSNILLLGDTLGDLTMAEGVTTMENILRIGFLNDKVEELTDQFLQSYDIVLVTDETLDVVNGILNFITAKN
- the NT5C3B gene encoding 7-methylguanosine phosphate-specific 5'-nucleotidase isoform X1, translated to MLIPELSKDSVRMRDPDRVRELILALQNGGDKKLQVISDFDMTLSRFRYNGQRSPTCYNIIDNSKIISEDCRKKLKDLFNTYYPLEIDPNRTSQEKFPLMVEWWSKAHTLLCEQRIEKQMLSQVVKESQARLREGFEKFFDALHRSEIPLFIFSAGIGDVLEEIIRQAGVYHPNIKVVSNYMDFDDNGVLTGFKGELIHTYNKNNSVLRDTEYFQQISHRSNILLLGDTLGDLTMAEGVTTMENILRIGFLNDKVEELTDQFLQSYDIVLVTDETLDVVNGILNFITAKN